A region of Desulfolithobacter dissulfuricans DNA encodes the following proteins:
- the ftsH gene encoding ATP-dependent zinc metalloprotease FtsH, which produces MKYFYKNLAIWLIVALGGMLLFNMLKGAPEPYHLVRYNEFLEKVDKGMLSTVTIKEDSITWRTSDGTLYKTIVPPTNDALPHLLKKGINIEVRKEKKPHWFLQMFLSWVPFLLIIIIWLVFMQRGKGQGGGPKAMAFGKSRAQLIDTQHPQVTFKDVAGIEEAKEEVIEIVEFLKSPDKFTEAGARIPTGVLLYGEPGTGKTLLAKAIAGEAGVPFYSISGSNFVEMYVGVGASRVRDLFQEGKKKAPCIIFIDEIDAVGRHRSSGAAGGNDEREQTLNQLLVEMDGFEANDHVIVIAATNRQDILDPALLRPGRFDRQVLVPLPDVRGREQILRVHARKIKVAEDVDWKTIAKGTPGFSGAQLANMINEAALLMARTRKNAVTMAMLEEAKDKVMMGAERRSLIITEKEKTVTAYHEAGHALVAWMLPGADPVHKVTIIPRGKALGLTMQLPEEEKHSHDRTYLLNTLCTLLGGRVAEEMIFNEITTGAGNDIERVSDIARRMVCEWGMSEAIGPITFRASDPLSGKNQIMSEETAVLIDKEVKKIIQSAYDRARQILTDHRAILEEMTQTLLERETITREDIENIVNRHGKKETA; this is translated from the coding sequence TTGAAATATTTTTACAAAAATCTGGCCATCTGGCTCATCGTCGCCCTGGGAGGCATGCTCCTTTTCAACATGCTCAAAGGGGCACCGGAACCCTATCACCTGGTCCGCTACAATGAGTTTCTCGAAAAGGTGGACAAGGGCATGCTCTCCACGGTGACAATCAAGGAAGACAGTATCACCTGGCGGACATCCGACGGCACCCTGTACAAAACCATTGTCCCGCCCACCAACGACGCCCTGCCCCATCTGCTGAAAAAGGGGATCAACATCGAAGTACGCAAGGAGAAAAAACCGCACTGGTTCCTCCAGATGTTTCTCTCCTGGGTTCCCTTCCTCTTGATCATCATCATCTGGCTTGTCTTCATGCAGCGGGGCAAAGGTCAGGGTGGCGGGCCAAAGGCCATGGCCTTTGGCAAGAGCCGGGCCCAGCTCATTGACACCCAGCACCCCCAGGTCACCTTCAAGGACGTGGCCGGCATCGAGGAGGCCAAGGAAGAGGTCATCGAGATCGTCGAATTTCTGAAAAGTCCAGACAAATTCACCGAGGCCGGCGCCAGGATACCCACCGGCGTTCTTCTCTACGGTGAACCGGGTACGGGCAAGACGCTTCTGGCCAAGGCCATTGCCGGCGAGGCCGGGGTTCCTTTCTATTCCATCTCCGGCTCCAACTTTGTCGAGATGTATGTGGGGGTTGGCGCTTCGCGGGTCCGGGACCTGTTCCAGGAAGGCAAGAAGAAGGCTCCCTGTATTATCTTTATCGATGAAATCGATGCCGTGGGCCGGCACCGAAGCTCCGGAGCCGCCGGCGGCAACGATGAACGGGAACAGACACTGAACCAGCTGCTGGTGGAGATGGACGGCTTTGAGGCCAATGATCATGTCATTGTCATCGCCGCCACCAATCGTCAGGACATCCTGGACCCCGCCCTGCTGCGGCCCGGACGTTTTGACCGCCAGGTCCTTGTCCCGCTGCCCGATGTCCGTGGCCGGGAACAGATCCTCCGTGTACACGCCAGAAAGATCAAGGTCGCCGAGGATGTGGACTGGAAAACCATTGCCAAGGGAACGCCGGGTTTCTCCGGGGCGCAGCTGGCCAACATGATCAACGAGGCCGCCCTGCTCATGGCCCGGACCAGGAAAAACGCAGTGACCATGGCCATGCTTGAAGAGGCCAAGGACAAGGTCATGATGGGTGCGGAACGGCGCTCGCTGATCATCACGGAAAAGGAAAAGACCGTCACGGCCTACCACGAGGCCGGTCACGCCCTGGTCGCCTGGATGCTGCCCGGAGCTGATCCCGTCCACAAGGTCACCATCATTCCCCGGGGCAAGGCCCTGGGCCTGACCATGCAGCTGCCGGAAGAGGAAAAACACTCCCATGACCGCACCTACCTGCTAAACACCCTGTGCACCCTGCTCGGTGGGCGGGTGGCCGAAGAAATGATCTTCAACGAGATCACCACCGGGGCCGGCAACGATATCGAGCGGGTCTCTGATATTGCCCGCCGCATGGTCTGTGAATGGGGAATGAGTGAGGCCATCGGCCCCATCACCTTCCGGGCCTCGGACCCGCTGAGCGGGAAAAACCAGATCATGAGCGAAGAGACCGCCGTGCTCATAGACAAGGAGGTCAAGAAAATCATCCAGTCGGCCTATGACCGGGCCCGGCAGATCCTCACCGACCACAGAGCCATCCTCGAAGAGATGACCCAGACACTGCTGGAGAGAGAGACCATCACCAGAGAAGACATCGAGAACATCGTCAACCGACACGGAAAAAAAGAGACAGCATGA
- the nrfD gene encoding NrfD/PsrC family molybdoenzyme membrane anchor subunit: MNNVLTRVLPQEGGLEASSSGAYNAAIGIFGLLTLVGVAFGVHAFFAGHEHVYGISREIPWGLMLAAYVFFVVTSTGLCLVSSIGHVFGVEAFKPIAKRSVFLAIATIISGFVVIAFEIENPWRMALYNVISPNLTSNIWWMGTLYGAYLFFMLIEFALLQAGQHKTAGMFGLAGVIAGVAAHSNLGAVFGLLNGREFWHGPYMPIYFITSAMMSGCAAVIFFHWAGYKINGWQMSDKLQKSLSSVAKLGALLYVTIMFFTTWKILSGIAGHPPGKYEAIMALLTGPYAKNFWIAEIGMGMVLPFVIILAVRAKNISAMALGSLASIIGIFFMRYDLVVVGQIVPGLHEYNIVSLPHLFSYSPTLHEYMITMAGFTFCAMLFMIGERMFRGHLSEDH, from the coding sequence ATGAATAATGTACTGACCAGGGTACTGCCCCAGGAGGGTGGCCTTGAAGCAAGCTCATCAGGTGCTTACAACGCAGCGATTGGAATTTTCGGTCTGCTGACGCTTGTTGGTGTAGCTTTTGGTGTTCATGCCTTTTTTGCCGGCCACGAGCATGTCTACGGCATCTCCAGGGAGATTCCCTGGGGCCTCATGCTTGCTGCCTATGTATTTTTTGTTGTCACCTCAACCGGTCTGTGTCTCGTGTCCTCCATTGGACATGTCTTTGGCGTCGAAGCCTTCAAGCCGATTGCCAAGCGGTCGGTTTTTCTGGCCATCGCCACCATCATTTCCGGTTTTGTCGTCATCGCCTTTGAAATCGAAAATCCCTGGCGTATGGCCCTTTATAACGTCATCTCCCCCAATCTCACCTCCAACATCTGGTGGATGGGTACACTGTATGGTGCCTATCTCTTTTTCATGCTCATTGAGTTCGCCCTGCTCCAGGCCGGTCAGCACAAGACCGCCGGTATGTTCGGGCTTGCCGGTGTAATCGCCGGTGTGGCTGCGCACTCCAATCTGGGTGCGGTTTTCGGCCTTCTCAACGGCCGTGAGTTCTGGCATGGTCCCTACATGCCCATCTACTTCATTACCTCGGCCATGATGTCCGGTTGTGCCGCGGTTATCTTCTTTCACTGGGCAGGCTACAAGATCAACGGCTGGCAGATGAGCGACAAGCTGCAGAAATCTCTGAGCTCGGTTGCCAAACTCGGTGCCCTGCTCTATGTCACCATCATGTTCTTCACCACCTGGAAGATTCTCTCCGGGATCGCCGGTCATCCGCCGGGAAAATATGAAGCCATCATGGCCCTGCTGACCGGTCCCTATGCCAAGAATTTCTGGATCGCTGAAATCGGCATGGGTATGGTACTGCCGTTCGTCATCATCCTGGCTGTGCGGGCCAAGAACATCAGCGCCATGGCGCTCGGTTCGCTGGCTTCCATCATCGGTATCTTCTTCATGCGCTATGATCTGGTGGTCGTCGGCCAGATCGTCCCGGGGCTGCACGAGTACAACATCGTGAGCCTGCCGCATCTGTTCTCGTACTCTCCTACTCTCCACGAGTACATGATCACCATGGCCGGGTTCACGTTCTGCGCCATGCTTTTCATGATTGGTGAGCGTATGTTCCGCGGGCATCTGTCCGAGGATCACTGA
- a CDS encoding MerR family transcriptional regulator: protein MARKRSEIKSMRPDVPVYPIGVAARLLNVHPRTLRIYEAEGLISPAHVGSRRMFSDHDIQWITCLRTLIHKEGISIPGLKKLLGFAPCWEIAGCPPDVFEQCGARVDRAVPRTLHPVGDEVAAQEAKKADQEKRKTVVQKKKRSSSG, encoded by the coding sequence ATGGCCAGAAAGAGGTCTGAAATCAAGTCGATGCGCCCCGATGTGCCAGTCTACCCGATTGGCGTGGCGGCCAGGCTGCTCAATGTGCATCCGCGAACCCTGAGGATTTACGAGGCCGAAGGGCTGATTTCTCCGGCCCACGTGGGGTCCAGGAGGATGTTTTCGGATCATGATATCCAGTGGATAACCTGTCTGCGCACCTTGATCCACAAGGAGGGAATCAGCATACCCGGTCTGAAGAAACTGCTTGGATTTGCTCCCTGCTGGGAAATTGCCGGGTGTCCGCCCGATGTTTTCGAACAGTGCGGCGCCCGGGTGGACCGGGCTGTTCCCCGGACACTCCATCCGGTGGGCGATGAGGTCGCAGCGCAGGAAGCCAAGAAAGCGGACCAGGAAAAGCGCAAGACCGTGGTGCAAAAAAAAAAGCGCAGCTCATCCGGTTAG
- a CDS encoding sigma 54-interacting transcriptional regulator: MILESIADGVFTVDKNWRITSFNPAAEAITGWSAEDALGKSCSEVFHSSICGKNCAIAESLYSGTPVANRSITIRNKSGEKVPISISAAPLVDHEGNIIGGVETFRDLSTITQLRRELSRRYTFDEIISKSVAMQRLFKIMPEIARSPSTVLVLGESGTGKELIARALYNASERRDKPFITVNCGALPETLLESELFGYKAGAFTDARKDKKGRFAAAEGGTLFLDEIGDIPHSIQVKLLRVLQEKVYEPLGSNTPVKADVRIITATNRNLEELVQQGLFREDLFYRLNVVKIQLPPLRERKEDIPLLIEHFIKKYSAQQGKDIVGISSSALNILMHYDYPGNIRELENIIEYSFILCEGGYIQPEHLPDTFTGTSGPDSSLPGSTGAGPQTLEEVEKQAIYLALERNNWRKMATCRELGVSKDTLRRKIKKYGLERPLDRELRKAS; the protein is encoded by the coding sequence ATGATCCTGGAATCCATTGCCGACGGGGTCTTCACCGTGGACAAGAACTGGCGCATCACCTCATTTAACCCGGCAGCGGAAGCCATTACCGGCTGGAGTGCCGAGGATGCCCTGGGAAAATCCTGCAGCGAGGTCTTTCACTCTTCCATCTGCGGAAAGAACTGCGCCATTGCCGAAAGCCTGTACAGCGGCACTCCGGTTGCCAACCGCTCCATCACCATCCGCAACAAAAGTGGTGAAAAGGTGCCCATTTCCATCTCGGCCGCTCCTCTGGTCGATCACGAGGGCAACATCATCGGCGGGGTCGAAACCTTTCGCGACCTCTCAACCATTACCCAGCTGCGCCGGGAACTCTCCCGCAGGTACACCTTTGACGAAATCATTTCCAAATCGGTGGCCATGCAGCGGTTGTTCAAGATCATGCCGGAAATCGCCAGAAGTCCAAGCACCGTTCTGGTCCTGGGCGAAAGCGGCACGGGCAAGGAACTGATCGCCCGGGCCCTCTACAACGCCAGTGAACGGCGGGACAAACCCTTTATCACGGTGAACTGCGGCGCCCTGCCCGAAACCCTGCTGGAATCCGAACTTTTCGGCTACAAGGCCGGGGCGTTCACCGACGCCCGCAAGGACAAAAAAGGCCGATTCGCCGCCGCCGAGGGGGGAACCCTTTTCCTGGACGAGATAGGTGACATCCCCCACTCGATCCAGGTCAAGCTGCTGCGGGTACTCCAGGAAAAAGTTTATGAGCCCCTGGGCTCCAATACGCCGGTCAAGGCAGATGTGCGGATCATCACCGCCACCAACCGCAACCTGGAGGAACTGGTCCAACAGGGACTCTTCCGCGAGGACCTCTTCTACCGGCTCAACGTGGTCAAGATCCAGCTCCCTCCCCTGCGCGAAAGGAAGGAAGATATCCCCCTGCTCATCGAGCATTTCATCAAAAAATACAGTGCCCAGCAGGGAAAGGATATTGTCGGTATTTCCAGCAGTGCCCTGAACATTCTCATGCACTATGATTACCCCGGCAATATCAGGGAACTGGAGAACATAATAGAATACTCGTTTATCCTCTGCGAAGGCGGCTACATCCAGCCCGAACACCTGCCCGACACCTTCACCGGCACCAGTGGACCGGACTCGTCCCTGCCCGGCTCCACCGGGGCCGGCCCCCAGACACTGGAGGAGGTGGAGAAGCAGGCCATCTACCTGGCGCTGGAGCGCAATAATTGGCGCAAGATGGCCACTTGTCGGGAACTGGGGGTCTCCAAGGACACCCTGCGGCGCAAAATCAAAAAATATGGCCTGGAGCGGCCCCTGGACAGAGAGCTGCGCAAGGCGTCCTGA
- a CDS encoding PAS domain-containing protein, with product MSSPENTPKPSVKAAIFQVDRDWRITSVNDKAGQMIGVPAEELVGLTIEEIFCSKVQFSSLAELCEPIAKGHVIVNHPVLVCTSSNDTGKAMLVSIIPLPEAKGSGGAIISMQDATEHTLLHQITLDFIADGVFTVDENWKITSFNKAAEKITGWTRKEVIGSACGDIFHSKAQKKMCLLKDSLKDGHPIIDKAIFMRNRHGNSIPVSISAARSPPRTAGLSAGCRPFATTRSTSATISSFTRWPTGSSPWMQTGISLRSTGRRKS from the coding sequence ATGAGCTCCCCGGAAAACACACCAAAACCCTCGGTAAAGGCGGCGATATTTCAGGTAGACCGCGACTGGCGCATAACATCGGTCAACGACAAGGCCGGGCAGATGATCGGCGTCCCAGCCGAAGAACTCGTCGGGCTCACCATCGAGGAGATCTTCTGCTCCAAGGTTCAGTTCTCCTCCCTGGCGGAGCTGTGCGAGCCGATAGCCAAGGGCCATGTGATTGTCAACCATCCTGTCCTAGTGTGCACCAGTAGTAACGACACGGGAAAGGCGATGCTCGTCTCCATCATTCCGCTGCCTGAAGCAAAAGGCTCCGGCGGGGCCATCATCAGCATGCAGGACGCCACCGAGCATACCCTGCTTCACCAGATTACCCTGGACTTCATCGCTGATGGGGTCTTCACGGTGGACGAGAACTGGAAGATCACCTCCTTCAACAAGGCGGCGGAAAAAATCACCGGCTGGACCAGGAAAGAGGTCATCGGTTCCGCCTGCGGCGACATCTTTCACAGCAAGGCGCAAAAGAAGATGTGCCTGCTCAAGGATTCCCTCAAGGATGGCCACCCCATCATCGACAAGGCTATCTTCATGCGGAACCGGCACGGCAACTCCATTCCGGTCTCCATCAGCGCCGCCCGATCACCACCCCGGACGGCAGGATTATCGGCGGGGTGCAGACCTTTCGCGACAACACGGTCAACGTCCGCAACGATCTCATCCTTTACTCGGTGGCCGACGGGGTCTTCACCGTGGATGCAAACTGGAATATCACTTCGTTCAACCGGGCGGCGGAAAAGCTGA
- a CDS encoding 4Fe-4S dicluster domain-containing protein, translating into MNIKELEKLRNEGVDSLPSEERRTFLKAGLAITGVFLGGKVLSLTAAKDAHAAIGLPPKTSGFPYKPHYSMVIRQNRCVDCERCKEACAKTNDVPSYGYRTTILEQLRIVGPAETETIFMPVLCNHCNRPPCVRVCPTRATYKDKKTGIVMMDYKKCIGCKTCMAACPYNARYFKEENRAIDKCNFCYDTRLSKGMKDTACVAACPADVRVFGDLSDPESEVYKLVHKPDRLVWVLRPETGALPNVYYMND; encoded by the coding sequence ATGAACATCAAAGAACTGGAAAAGCTTCGGAATGAGGGTGTGGACAGCCTCCCCTCTGAAGAGCGGCGAACGTTCCTCAAGGCCGGACTGGCAATTACCGGCGTATTTCTTGGCGGAAAGGTTCTGTCGCTGACAGCAGCAAAGGATGCGCACGCAGCCATCGGTCTTCCGCCAAAGACCAGCGGCTTTCCGTACAAGCCGCATTATTCCATGGTCATCCGCCAGAATCGGTGTGTTGACTGTGAACGCTGCAAGGAAGCCTGCGCCAAGACCAACGACGTACCCTCCTACGGGTACCGGACCACGATTCTGGAACAGCTGCGTATTGTCGGCCCGGCAGAAACAGAGACCATTTTCATGCCTGTGCTCTGTAATCACTGCAACCGGCCACCCTGTGTCCGGGTCTGTCCCACCAGGGCTACCTACAAGGACAAGAAAACCGGCATTGTCATGATGGACTACAAAAAATGTATCGGCTGTAAGACCTGTATGGCCGCCTGTCCCTACAATGCCAGGTATTTCAAGGAAGAAAACCGCGCCATCGATAAATGTAACTTCTGTTATGATACCCGCCTCTCCAAGGGCATGAAGGATACCGCCTGTGTGGCTGCCTGTCCGGCAGATGTCCGCGTGTTTGGCGATCTCAGTGATCCGGAAAGTGAAGTGTACAAACTGGTTCACAAGCCGGACCGGCTGGTATGGGTTCTGCGCCCCGAAACAGGCGCCCTGCCCAATGTCTATTACATGAATGACTGA
- a CDS encoding c(7)-type cytochrome triheme domain-containing protein, with amino-acid sequence MKLQKKILYTFAVAACTGLIYAAGSQASSEAESQTADSYGPTVIVSKKPVKMMFSHKYHAISLGLDCNTCHPDIFEKKKGWAESQEDYNMEGLDEGKYCGTCHNGDDAFATNDEASCTQCHGEMNPPKTIIFDKPVKAVVFDHQMHVDMDLGCSSCHNKVFKMQLGAAEEHPEKFVMQALYEGKYCGACHNGDDAFASDTKCTTCHIGVIGFERLMSGGKGEKKEHGGGH; translated from the coding sequence ATGAAGTTGCAAAAAAAGATTCTATATACCTTTGCGGTGGCTGCCTGTACCGGCCTGATCTACGCTGCCGGCAGTCAGGCCAGCTCCGAAGCCGAGAGTCAGACTGCGGACAGCTACGGTCCCACTGTCATCGTGTCGAAAAAGCCTGTGAAGATGATGTTCAGTCACAAGTACCATGCGATCAGCCTGGGACTGGACTGCAACACCTGTCACCCTGACATCTTCGAGAAAAAGAAGGGCTGGGCCGAAAGCCAGGAAGATTATAACATGGAAGGCCTCGACGAAGGTAAGTACTGCGGGACCTGCCATAACGGTGACGATGCGTTTGCCACCAACGACGAGGCATCCTGCACCCAGTGTCATGGTGAAATGAATCCGCCCAAGACCATTATCTTCGACAAGCCTGTGAAGGCAGTGGTTTTTGACCATCAGATGCATGTCGACATGGACCTGGGCTGTTCATCCTGCCATAACAAGGTGTTCAAGATGCAGCTCGGTGCGGCCGAGGAACATCCTGAAAAGTTCGTTATGCAGGCCCTCTATGAAGGCAAGTACTGTGGAGCCTGCCACAACGGCGATGATGCCTTTGCCTCGGATACCAAGTGCACCACCTGCCATATCGGCGTCATCGGTTTTGAACGCCTGATGAGCGGTGGCAAGGGAGAGAAGAAGGAACATGGAGGCGGACACTGA